A segment of the Nasonia vitripennis strain AsymCx chromosome 2, Nvit_psr_1.1, whole genome shotgun sequence genome:
TGAAACAAattctaatattttttagCCTACTAAAGATAAGAGTTGACCTTAATAGcggtaaatatattatactttCTGCAATTTAGTATTTGTCGATTTAGTTggattcattaatttttttacgaaacaTTTTTGATTGTGTACTAGAATAATAATTACGAAAAATCAACCTctctttttaaatttgtttgctTCAAGTCTGTCACAAAAAGGAAGCTGAAGCACAAGCAAACATGCAATTTTCATTTgtgaaaaaaaactttttccacGAAACCGACAAAGTATATTATACTTTTGTACATGTTTTATTCGGGATTGTTAATCACACATTCGAGTTTCATGTTTCCGCCTTACGAACAGTCGATACTTTTCTCAGCGTAGTAGTCCttctctcgcacactcgcactATCAACTTCTCGAGATCTCGGTTTcatcagaaaaaatatattatcttATATACCAgtccattaaaaaaattcatcctTTCGACCATTTACGTAGCCGAGTCGTCTTGACTACTCATTGTCGTCGTGTTGGCCGTGTCTGCGGCTACGGCGGCAGCTTCGCTCGACGCTGCTGCAACGGTAGCTGCTGCGGACGCGGCAGCTTCGTCTTGTTCAAGTCGTGAAGAGCCGCAGACGCGGCATTTGCAGCAAACGATACAGGGCGCGGCGAGGAGAAGAAGAGGCGAGGCCACGAGCAGCAGAAGACCAAAACCCGCAAAAATGCCAATCACTTGAGTCCGATGCCAGATCACCGAAGCGCGAGAGTGTCCTAATTTGTTCTTGCATGGTCCCTTGTCGTAGTGCCGCAGTAGGAAGTCGTCCTAGTGAAAGATGAAAGACAGTTAcggatttttgtttttcaacatTTGTTTGAattgtatattatttaaattataaaagacGAATATTGATTGCCTCCATCagaacaatacaaatgttcgATATACTATAGAAGGTCTGAACTATTCAAATGTATCGTCTAAAGCTTGCTATTAATCCAGATGAATTTGATTTGAATATAATCTGTGTAAAATTGTGGGTGTATGTGTGCCTCATTTGTATGCATAGttacataatatttttaatgctTGATGACTTAAAGGAAATCGTAAAAATGTTCTCACATCCAACCcaagttttttaaaagttttattttgattttataacttcagttctttcagcttttagaatAAAATTGCATATTATATTTAGACTGgaaatcgtaaaatttttttacaacttaAATGCGCTAAATCCGCTCAAGTTGAAATTCTAATATAACAGTATGATCTCACCTGTTTCAGCAATGTGTCAtcatcagaaaaaaatatacaaacatTTGATAAGCTTTGTTAAATTTCATGATCGTCAAAAAACTTCGataaaatatctttttttctaataatcagtactgcattttttatttttgccatACTATTATACGAATGAATAAAacgaatatataaaatatcacTTACATCTAGTGAAGCTAAGCAATACCAGCAGAAAACATGCTTGCATCGCTTACACATCATTTGTGCACAGCCTTCATCTTTTTCAATTGGCACAGAACACATGGGGCAGCATTTGATGTGATCACTGTCAAAGGGTATGCCCAGTGGAAGCTCAGGACAGGGACCAACATGCCAAGGTTCTCTGCACAGTGAACAAAAATCTGTTGCACAGTTAGGACAATGCACTGGCCCTGGTGTGCTCCCATTGGATCCATCTCCATTCAACGAACATATTGTTTCGCATCCTGCTCGTGGACACCATGCTCTTTCTTTGTCCATTGATACATCTGGTAATCGAGTATGATTGGATTAATAAGACATTACATAAATAAAGATgacattgaaaaatttaacaagGAATTCATAAAACTGATAGGTCATgaatgaacaataattaaatcaatGACTTTCAAGCTCTTCTACTTATTGATTGGATGGCATTGCTAAAAAGATGAATTTATTTGATcgataataaattcataaaataaagtttaagaataatttattacttGTACTTCTTTGGAGTTAATTAATAAAGAGTTGTATTAATGGGATAAGTAATTTTTTGGTATATGTGGCTAATACAAGTTTATTTACCTACATGCAATCTAATCTAACATTtatcttttgaaaattattaaaactacctttaaatatttttaatttatgcatttataTATTGATAAGAGTATTCCTATCATGCTCAATACACGAATTTCAACTGCCTTATATAGGTATGCATGTGCAATAAGaatacacaaatttttaggTCAGTATTATGATCTACATTCAAATAATCAAAACTTATTGCTCATAAAATGAtcgacattttctaaaatattttcatgatgcatgaaattttaattaaaattgtatCAATCAAAAATAGATCAAACCTCTGTTAAGACGAAACTTATTGTGCTTTTCTAGGAGTTCTTCACCAACAAGTGCGCCAATCTCTTTCAAAGAAAGCATACCATCTTGCTCACATTTTGCATCAGGGCAACTGATGTCATATGCTCCCTCTTCTATTTCAAATTCTACATAAGCACGCATACACTGAAACAAAACATGATACTTATGCATTTGCAATAACAAACATATACATAGGAAAAAGATATTCACAACCGTTGGTACTTTTGCCAAAAATCTCTAATCTGTTTTCTATAATAAGttattacaacattttttcaacACAAAAAccattaaatttttttgttctaGTTTATTCAGATTTATGCTTATACTCATAATTGATTGGTGAACTATTGAATagattaaaatattaagtatCTCATAATGATTCTACTAGTATTTTGAGAaactgtttatttttgaaagattctttgtattaaaataatatattacaaatACATGTAGGTTACGTACATCTTTGCAATAGGAGCATCCACAGCTTTCGATGGTGCACATCTGCGACACGGAAACGTCTGATAAACAAAGTTTGCACAGTAAACGACCAACCTGTTGTTGTGAGGTTGCCGCGGGTACAAAACTACCGGCGGCTAAGCTGTATCGCGAACTAGACGCGAGTGATAGCAAACTCGAGCAACGCGAGCACACTCTACTGCGGTTCACTGGTCGGCCTTCAAGAGCCAAAGTACTCAATCCCACTGCAGTTTCGCACTTTCTTAAAGCTGTAGGGCCTAAGTTTATCCAGCTACCTCCTCTTGCCTCCAAACTTGCACTGCTCTCCGGTCTCAGCAGTGGTGCTTCACCACTTCTCTTATTCATTGACCTCTCGGTCAGAGAAAGGTTGATTGCACTGGACTCCTTGCGCAGTAAAGGTAGTCTTATACCACtcaatttgttatttttctccatttttttattgcttgaACTGTTGTTGTTCTTGGATGAAGGATTTACTGCGGATACTGAACTTGCGGCAGTACCCATATCCATGGGACCAGCTCGTCGTATGACGAGCGAGTGTAGGCTAGGCATCCCCTATTAAGCTTAGTTTATTTCATTGCCTGCTCTGGGGGCAGTGACTGAGATCACCTTTCTATGAGTGAGTACATCTGCCCTCAAAGGTAGtctgaaaaaagaaggaaaaaaaagttaatgtAGAATATGCATTTGAGTGCTAAAATTTAAGGGACAAATTGATTTACAAAATCCTTGTCACGGCATAAATAGATTACGAACCTAGATATATATGTGCAGTAAAGCGTTTGATcaatttttgtatgtataatacCATCCTGCCTTTTAGTCacatgtacatatatatacctatatatgtaaatatatgtatttGATCAATAGATAATTCCCACAacttagattttttttcagcttTAACCAacataatgaaattttaacgGAATCATTTAACATTTAACTCATGAAAGTTATTCCAACACTAAAATCTGTTTACACCAAGTTTGAGGAAAGGAGGAAGATTGAAAGATAAATGACAAGATAATTATGAAATAATCAAGGACACCTTAAAAGGAAACAGATGTTAAAAGCAATGTATTTTCCAGTAGAGTAAgtaatataaaatacaaatactGAGCTATacgaaataaatataattgctcatcaaaattttactgtactatcttcaaaatttttgtatgGCAACAAAACAGGCCAAGTAGTGAAAACAAGTAGACCAAACAACAAAACTAACATACTTGCAAATAAGTGAAGAAGAATTCGGTGACAAAATACTATCCTTTCACACATTATGTAAAAGttttttatatagatataaatTCAAACAAAGAGTTTGATGGATTAAATAATATCAACAACATGATATggagaaaaaattgtattttaataaattttaattttttaatgaaattatatatattgtcTGAAATAACTGGATCAGCATAAAGACAGTCTGGAGGGATTTATTATAATACCTGCAAATGAGTCTGGCATGAATGggtaaataataacaatagcTGTGTACCTCAGCATTTCCAATGGACAGGACACAAAAGCAAGGAGATTtcagttattattattatgaaatcAGTATATTTATAGGTATAGGATGTATTTGAATAACTGAATTTGAATATTGCAAAGCATGTACAGTTATCAAATCTTTACAAATGAAAATAGAAACTGAATAATAACAGGTGTTCAAACATTTCTAGAACTGGATACAAACTACACGTAGCAGTGAGAAATGTTGaggaatttttcaaaagataACAAATTTATCACTCACAACGCATGCACCCACTCAAGTAATAAGCCAGTACGCTGTGCAAGCGTGTGTTGAGGCAAATTAGATTACTTTTGAGGCAGTATCGACACCGCAAAGTAGTTGTGATAACAGCAGTGACATTGGAAACCTTAAATTTGTATTCAGAAGCTATTACCATCATCTGACTCACGTGGCAGCACTGCAATTATCGAGTTTTGCACAGATCACGGAGAAAAGATTCAAAGCAGCACTGGTTATTGTCGAAACAAACACTTGATTCAAGTTCTGGTAtagtacaaaatttaaaagccACAGCCATGAAAACTTACTTTGACGCGAGGTTGAAGGAACGCCTCCTCCAGAGTGCGGTCTCTCCTCAGTCCCTCCACCTCATGGCTCCTCCAGCAGCGTAAGCCCAGACTTCTTCAGGTATATACATCATCAGCAGGCAACAGCCCTTCAGCCAGAGGAAGTGTGAAACGCGGGGTAAACAAAGCAGatcggaagaagaagaggatgGAGAGGATGGAGAAGATGAAGAAACCGTCGGGTCGCCCCCGCAGTCGACGGTtctcgagagacagagacagagagaggcgAGGCCGTTCCGGGGCCTACGCAACTGATGGCTCGGATCACGAGTCGCTGTGCGGGCGGACTAGGAATTTTCTCCAGGAAGCACTCGCGCGCACATGAAGGCAGTGCACATAAGCAAACACACAGGGGCACACAGCACTCGGTCCTGGAAGACGATgggcgacgaggaggaggacgctgctgctgctgcggcccGGGGGAACCTCAGCGACGGCCGACGACGTCTACTCGCGTATAACTACACTGTGCGACTGTGCGTGTTCTCTGTCTCTGTCCCTCAGAGCGCAGCATACGAAACAGAGAACAGCAGAgaatatatataggtataggtagtagagagagagcagagtaCAGActgtacagagagagagagagagagagagctaggcAGCGACACGCACGGACAGACAGACGTCAGCAGTGCGCCTGTGCGGACTGCTATAATATCTTGTGTCTTATTGCGTGCGCGGTCGTGGTCGCCGCTGGTGTCGCTGTCGCCGCTTTTCTGCCTGTGATGTACTGATGTGTGTTGTGCGCGCACTTTcacctatatacgtatacacagagAGCATGCAGCTGCGCATGTATACGCACACGTCCAAGGATGTCGCGCGCGCACCAGAGGATTCGGGATTCGGAGCCGAACGCGGAGCCTGCGGTACTTACTTCTCGGCGTAGCTCTCTCTTCGGGCAGTCCCCCGCCACTCGATTACTCACTCTACTCTCTGCTCTATACCGCTAGCCGCGGGGACCAACTCGCCGCCGACGGCCGAGAGTATAGCGCGCGTTCGCGAATTTtcccgagagcgagagcccCTTTCTGCTtcctctccatctctctccctctgcacATGTCTGTATATACGcttattttttccactcgtcGATCCGCAGTAAGCAGAGAGGGGACTCAGAGAGCAGTCAGCAGCTCCGACTCCGACGGCGAGAAATTGCGCTCGATTGGAGGAGTAGGTGCGAGTAAGTAGTACGTATGTTTATGCTGTATGCGCGAGAGATTGCGGAGCCGCCGAATAGACAACTACGCATCTTTTTTCGCGCTGCTCCGCGGTGTCGATTATGCACACCGCTAGCTCTCGTCGCGCTTGTGCTACATGATCTCTCGCGCTTCCTACACGCCGATAACGGCTCGTGATTCACTGCGCCATACGATACTGCGCTACTCAGCTCTAACTGCTCGAtcctatataatttatatatgcacatatacacacacacacacacacacacacacacacacacacatatatatatatataggtttGCTATGCGATTCAGTTTGGGACACGGATAAAGAGAGCCGATGATGTGGATGCAGCAGCGGCTGCAGAGGCGCAGTCGCAGTGCGCCTCGCGAGACCGGATACGTCGAGTGCGTTGTGTACACACGTAAAGCACACTGCGGTAAACTGGTACTATACCTGCACGCCCATACTCGCGGGGATCAGTCCGGCCGCGAGTACAGCTGTCCTCAGAGCTGATGAGCATATTCGTTACAACTTGAGAAAAGAAACGATGCTGTACATTcgcaatgtatatatatatatatatatatatatatatatatatatatatatatatagcttctAGTATAGCTTGTATAGCCTGTACTGCTCGATACTTTGTTCGGAAACGATCGCTCCGCGAGTATATATACGGCCGTTTAATTGTAAAACTACCGGTTAGCCGCGATCGCTATATCCTACTGCacattacgcgcgcgcgcacaataaGCAGCGAGCTTTGCGCGCTCGTTAAGAATCGGGTTCCGTAAGCATAGCCGCCGGAGAGGAGAAAATTCCGGTAAGTATAAACGCGCTCGACGTGGATGTGTGTGATTAGGATTTGAGTGCGGCTTCACCGCCGCGATCATAGTTTACGTGATCCAGCTACGAAGCTATACGTGCGGCTCGACATGAGCGCGTTGCACAGgtggaaaattgaaaaatatgacGCAGTGAAAGTTGCGCCGTAATTATAACGCGCATGGACTTTACGCGAGTATATACGTTATTGGGTACTTTAGCGCAAAAGTATAACGACGCGACGATGAAAATGACTCGTGATCGCGCGGGAGTAAGCAGTGTAAGTACTGCAGGCATTATACGCACCTATGCACATAACGAGAAAGCtctccgccgccgcgcgcgggcTGACCTTATTGTGTCTCACTTTCACAATAGCGTAAAGTGATGATCGATGTACAGTATTCCGAGTAATTAAATCGCTCCTTTGCGAGCATGGGATTCTCGAACTTTATGAATGAAAAACTGGACCTACATAAAGCTCCTGCATTTGGAGGTGCTTCCATTTGAAGCTCAAACTTATTGCGTTTGTCGGATGGACTGCAAttgaaattattcaaattcgcTTTAATTGCAGGACGTCGCGCTATGAAGAGTGATGTATCTTTCAGAGGCCATAAAAAAAGCCAGTGGGTCGGTGAACTTTTCAGTTCCTGCACAAAATAGAACAAATTCCCGCTCTCGCGTACACGCGTAAACCGGCGTAAAGTCCAGCGACGTACGTCGTATTACACGATCTTCCGCATAACTTGCGCGGGCATCAGATTTCCGACTCGTTCGAGTAGCGCTTATATTCaaacgagcgagaaaaaattcgAGTGCCTCCTTACACGAATACAAGGCACACTTGCGTTTATGTGTCCGCAGCACTACGCACGTCATAGGAATAAGCCGCGCGTAATAATAATGGGACGGCGGAACGATTTCTACATTAATATAATACACACTAGCATTGTTTCCTGCTTCGTATACACTTGGACCCCTACTCCGCCTGCGCgtgcgatatatatatatatatatatatatatatatatatatatatatatatatatatatatatatatatatatatatcgcgactgcagagagatagaggaggaaaaaaatcggCAAAAAAGTCCCTGTGATTCATACgaaaatacttttatatacGCGGCCGCTTTTTTCCGTTCATTTAGAAGCCATTAGAGCTGCGACTCGGCGGGCGAAATCGTTTTATAACTGCCTTGTTATTGTGTATACACATCGCTGTAACACACTTATCATTTATGCAATGATACTCTCCGAGTGTGTCGCATTATTCCATTGTGCCTGATTTTTGGGATTCTAATTCCTCGCCTATTTGCGGAACGATCGCTTATTGTATTCGAAATTCTCCGCGATGCGCTTTTAATATACAATGCAGCGGAGAGAGCGCCGTTAGCCGTTGAAAGATTTccttaaatatttatacgaattcgtgtgtgtgtgtgtgtgtgtgtgtgtgtgtgtgtgtgtgtgtgtccatGCAGAGCGTCTACGTTTACATTACAATACAGGTCCGACCGGATCCGCCGCGACTCcgctatattatatatgtataggacGTTTTGAACAATAAGAATAAGTATACCTGATGCTCACGCGTGCTCGTTATCTTATCTCGTGTTTGACGAAGATCCGATGAGAaagaacaaataaatatatatgtaaaaaagcGCTGACGAAGGCGACGCTTGTGTTCTTTCGCTCGCCCGTCGGGGAATGCGCGGATCATCAGAgctgtgaattttttaaattctatgCCTTCTTACTAATATGTATGTGTTTTAAATTACGGAATTTCGCAGTATATATACTGCAGTATATATAGCGAACAAAACAAAGTTTTACGAGCTCGACGCACATTGGCACATAATGCTAACaatgtgtgtgggtgtgtgtgtgtgtgtgttatatatatatatatatatatatatatataaaacataaATGCGCACCGAGTGGAATAAAGGCACTTGTCTCGAGGTTCTATGAAGAAAAACGCGCCTCAACTGCCAACGATTTCTCCGAATATTCTAATGCCGCTATAATTGTCGAGGCGACGCGCGTGTGCAGCTGTTTACCTTATaagtatatattgtatattatataggaCAGGACAGGGCAGTTTGTATTGTATCTCTCGATCGTATTCAGCAACTGTCGCGCGACAGTGTGCACAACCCGCCGCGAGTAAAGCTGATGtgtatagtattattaaaagctgaaaTGTTTATGCAACGCGCGCGCCGGGGAATAAATTTATATGAACATTACGTCGGGACGACTTGGATAATATGCCCATAGGAATATATAATCGCGCTTCGCCGCGAGAGCGCCGGTATATTGAACCTTTGTTTGCGCATAATAGGCATTATCGTTCATCGGGGCGGCGGTTATGATGCGATTATTCTTTGCGTAACGAGAGACGAGTTTGATGCAGCGATCGCGCTGAAAATCGACGGAAAATATCATCTTATTGCAATTATAAACTGTAAGTTATTaaagcgccgcgcgcgtgcggAGTTAATAAAGGTCTGCAGCGCTGATGCGCGAGCGCTCAGACAATTAACTTTCCTCGCGACGATTGCGCGCGATAAATCTAGTTTTCCGAGTTCCGTATAAGCCTTGTCGAATCACGGAAATTAAAAGAGAGCAGTGTGTGGACGCACGGCTCAATTGAGTAACTCGATAGAGCAGCCTATATCGTAAACCTCATCGACTCATCTATGCTGATCTGCAAGCAACAGCTATATATAATCTTTCTTTATTGTATGTATTCGAAAATGTGTGTGAATAATTATATAGCGCCGCGATTAATGTAATCTTTGAGGAAAACGTTACGAGCGCGAAAATCGATATAGGCTCTCGTCTGTATATAATAGCCAATAATAACGACACTCCAGAGGTAGTAGTGTATACCTGTAGGTACAATAAGTCTCTCTTGAGCGGAGGATAGTGTTTTTTAAGTGACTGGAGGAGCAGGAAGCTCCTTACGGGTCAAGGGCGAATTAGCGCGCGGGGGCCCTCTTTTTCGTCTCTCACTCTTCGATCAACATCTTCCGCTTCGACGAGTATCTTATTTCGCCGTATAGATTTTGTGAGGCGAGACTATTATAAACCCTTCATCTTGTTCGGATATACAGAATATGTTGGGGAGCTTATAATTATGCAAGAACCCATCGGATCGCGATAGATATATAAACTGATCATCTGCGCAGTAAAAGGAAGAGATCTCCAAGATCAGCGATATGGCGGTAGGTATATGAATTTCCgtgactttttgtttttaccgcCGCTTATCATTTTGCTGCAAATGCTGATACGGTATTACCTACAGTTCGCACACGCATACGCACTGCGGGTAATCGgtgcaaaaaattttatagtgTGTTTACGAATGcttgtcgcgcgcgagcgctcgtAAAATCCAAATACGCTTAACGCAATTAAGCTAGCGGTGCAGCGGCATAACAGGAAAAAAACCGCGAGAGACGCCTCTCGACTGAAAAGTCCGCGAGATTTGAGCGCAGTTTGGCTCTGGAAGAGGCAATTTTTTTAAGGGCACTCCcgtgatttttaaatatttaccgTTTCGACGGCAATCAAGACGCATAGCAGATGAGcctataatattatataaaggtAAAGGGCCATCCAAGAGTTGTTGAATTATAGTTATCGTTACATGTACATCGTTCTCTACCGACAGCGCCATATATAAAAACCAAGCGCGacgatcttttttttctccgcgtcATTGTTTCTCctgagcgcgagagaaaagaacGCGATTCCACGGCTCTACATCGATTTGATTCGTGATGCCTTGACCGCGTTTTCTGTACACAAGCCCACCGAGCAGTGTAGCATGTTTACCTTTTGTCCAGCGCCTCTCGCGGCCTTGTTGTTTTTTTCGCTAGCGCGGAGCGAGGGTGCGATGATCCGGCTTGTACACACGTCCAACGGACGTTTCGGCTTTCTGCCGTTCGCTATTTTGTTGATATGTCACGGGAGAGCTGTATTATGGTATTTGCGCGACTTTCGCTCTTTTGCGAATCGGAGCCAAGTGTGCGCGCGCTGGCTGTATTTTGAGCTTGATAATGCTTTATGCTATGCAAAAATGCGCTACCAAAGCGTCTGCTGATACAGCGTGTTTCACCTGATGAGCCCTGATGAAATTTTAGACGATGCGTACTTCTTCAGTTTGTTCAAATTTGTACACAGATTGATTGATTTTAAATCGTATGCATACACacatttaaataatacaatgtatataataaaagaaaacataCAAAGTCATGTTAATCGATATAAGCTTGTGTCGAATCATTAGATTATTCTGCtctttcaataaataacttacattgtaaataaataattacaattagCAAATTTGCACTCAATTATAAGAATGGACGCGCGTGCACGACATGTCGTTGAACTAAATGCGCGGCGGAACGCAAACCGGAAATTAACGCATATACGCAGACCGATATGGATTCATCTTTCTTTTATCTACTGTAGATCATCGTACAAAAACACATAGTAGAGAATATGACTATTACGTACGATTTTGATACTTTTAAACTCGCGCAGTCATTAAGTGCAGTGTGTCCGGTGTCgtgtattatatttatatatatgtacctACCAGCGAATTGAAGACTGTGCTGCCCTCTTTTGCCATGAACATCAACTAACGCAAACgcggataaataaaaatacagaaatactgtaatatttaaaatttgaacATGCTTGTTGACTTATTCTGTGCACTTCTGCGCATCTTATTTccgaaaattttaatgaaatgaCAATGCCCACACAATAATTGTCGTTTTGAAATACAGAAGACTTTGTAAAGTTATTGTTATATTTCATATAATACATACGTTATTGCTTGTTTAATagtattgttttaataaaaatgaaaatgttttgCAGGCAAAAGACAATTACTCAATGTTATTACTTGGTAGCTTCCACATTATGCATACTCTATGAGCCgagcattttattttttcacttgaagcgataaaaaataattatttcaaggatataaaataattttacaattttatactATCCCAAGCACataatgtgtgtatatatatatatatatatatatatatatatatatccggtttgaattccGCAAATTATATTGCGCATGCGCGTTTCCAAACTCGAGGGAAAAATCGAATACGTTAATTTAAGAATAAAAGTTACtgtaacaaaataatttttaacattaaTAACAGTTATAAACGTTCATTGAACTTTTTACCTACTTTTACCCGAATCGCATTATTGAAATcgtagaaaattttaattttggcATTACAGGGGGTTGAAAACGgttgaataaataaactatATGAAAAGTATGAATTATCAAGACATTATTAGAATATTCAAAACGTTTAAACAACAATATAAATGCAATAGAACGATAAAGCCCCTTTTACACTATATActggaattgtaaaatattttaattacgcTTCAACCTATGTATTATaaggggttttcggggtcgctgattacaaatctgatatcagatttacaaaataatttgtttaaacaactATGTTGACGCGAATTACTGCATAACTCGAGTTTTGTGAAAATGCTATATACTACCAGGGGATTTTAGGGTCTCTGATTACAAAACTGTTATCggatttgtaaaataatacatataacAACTTCATACGAAATACATTGCAAAATTCAGtcctttatttttgttgaaccAAAATCTTGCGTACTAACAAGAATTTCGGAGTAATCGACGATGAATCTTATAT
Coding sequences within it:
- the LOC100122553 gene encoding E3 ubiquitin-protein ligase RNF144A gives rise to the protein MPSLHSLVIRRAGPMDMGTAASSVSAVNPSSKNNNSSSNKKMEKNNKLSGIRLPLLRKESSAINLSLTERSMNKRSGEAPLLRPESSASLEARGGSWINLGPTALRKCETAVGLSTLALEGRPVNRSRVCSRCSSLLSLASSSRYSLAAGSFVPAATSQQQVGRLLCKLCLSDVSVSQMCTIESCGCSYCKDCMRAYVEFEIEEGAYDISCPDAKCEQDGMLSLKEIGALVGEELLEKHNKFRLNRDVSMDKERAWCPRAGCETICSLNGDGSNGSTPGPVHCPNCATDFCSLCREPWHVGPCPELPLGIPFDSDHIKCCPMCSVPIEKDEGCAQMMCKRCKHVFCWYCLASLDDDFLLRHYDKGPCKNKLGHSRASVIWHRTQVIGIFAGFGLLLLVASPLLLLAAPCIVCCKCRVCGSSRLEQDEAAASAAATVAAASSEAAAVAADTANTTTMSSQDDSAT